The following nucleotide sequence is from Juglans microcarpa x Juglans regia isolate MS1-56 chromosome 6D, Jm3101_v1.0, whole genome shotgun sequence.
TCACAAATCaggtaaaatatataaagactTAGGGTcctattaaaaatattgaaatatatagCCCTTACCTTTTGAATTGGTTAATTCCACACGTGTCACTTGAGCCAATGTCTCACAAATCAAAAATTGCAAATTTCACTCGACCTACTAGGCTGTCTTACGTGTGTCTCTCcaactttttgaattttttcaatcgacatacatataatatatatgtatgtatgtatatgtatatatagcgAGTATATAGCGAACTATTACCCTTATTAGCCAATTACATCACACGAGTATCTGgcaaactttcttcttcttttttcaagaGTTTTCTAACCAATTTCAACGTCTACACTTAATTAACCCAAACTTACTCATGATGTAATTaacattaattattacaacttaaTTATCTGAACATTCAAGTTCTGACAATGAGTTTGCAAACATACTATTTTACACTAACAAGTGTCATAACCAGTTTAATGATGGCTGAGTCTCCATATATACTTCTAAAATTAAAGTTTTCTCtgtctttgttctttttctctGTTGCTAACATGAAACTCTACGTTTAAACCCTTTCTCATgccttttaatttaaataattgcGAGTGATATCTCAAATATATAGCCTATGGAAAATATATCATGTGGACGCAAAAGATATCAAAGATTGACAACTTAGAGGcttgcctttttctttctcatcatcAGCTTCTTTTattcctaaaaggaaaagaaaaaaaaattgtttatcagcttgtttttgtaataatttGACTAACCTTTTAGTAGGGCGCTCCAActgtgggagagagagagagagaggggggctAGGGGCAGAAAAAGAAGCTTCTGTACTGTGTATTGTTAGTTATAGGGAAATAGCTAGTAGTTTACTAGACCCAAAGTTGTCGAATGAGTGAGCAGACTGCAGAATCCAAAGTGCTTGACTGGAGCCGAAAATGATTTACGTTTGCATGGAAGAATGTGCAGTACCACTGAATCATTTGGCTTATATTGGCATGATACTCATAACCCTATCATCTGATTTGATTTTTCTGAGTAAGCAATAACTCAAATACTGCATGTAACTCGTAATATAAGGAAACCACAACCATGCACCATCAGCTTTTAATGCAGAGTAAGGACTCTTTTGCTTTGTGCACATAAAGGTAGAAGCTTCCTCGATATGTGCACGCATGGGAGTGCGTTGTATTCTTCATTCCCTTTAGGCTTTATTagcttttcctctctctctctgagtgtTTTTGGAGTGAGGGTGCTTTCTTGCCAACTTGCAGTGGCTACATTTTCTCTGCAACCAATAAAGCAAGTGGAACCCCCCAGCTTTTCCCCTCAACAGAGATTAGCCTCTGCATGGACCCAATTTTATGTCGtagatttagagagagaaagagagagagttcttgtaacaaaataaataaaaagaaaaggggtCACCATTTGAAGGTCCAGGAAGCTGCCAACTGATGGGTGGCAATGAATTActttatttatgaaatattagGGCCCTActaattttatccaaaacatgACACTTTTTTCCAAAACTACGGAAAGGATTGTGTCGGAGACTAGGAATTAAATGCGAGAGGTTGTTATAAATTTCCAATAATGTATCGGAAAAAACCACTAGAAATTAAACTACTGATCATGCGGTGTATGACTTGCaaggtttttttaattattagggGGCTTATAATATCATTACACCATACTAAtgtttaaatttgtaaaatcaccatttattttaaaagtttaaactcatagaaaaagataaattttattatttattttatatcttaataatcTCGCTTACGTGTGAGTCAAATTCTTTCTCAATGTGTGATCCAAtacgtggaatatttaattaaatgagataaagtaTAGATTTAGGATTTGAACTCAAGACCtttactctgataccatgtgaaattataacttattccaaaaacttaaactcatcaaaagagataatttttattatttattttatatcttaacaaaattaaaacagATCAATAATTAGTGAAACCTGCAGAGATTTCATCATGATCGAGGGACTTTGTAAGCAAACGAATGATGACAGCTACTCCGGTTTCCCTCTTTGTTTGATACGTGAAGAATATGGAGTACCAAAGTAGATAAAAGAGAATGAAAGATAGATCCTCTTTGTCGGGTTTTCTTGTAGGAGAATGTTTTGCATTCAAGGAAAGTAGCTACCttctttcagttttttttttactaaatatatagcagaattttattttctttttttttttcttttttttttttctttttttttttttactttgctATGGTATGTGTTCCCCAAAACCCTATTTTTGCCTTTGATGGGTGGGTGTCATGCATGgtttgatattttatatatgtatatttccCAGTAGTTTTGTCTGCAATCATAGGAGTAACTACCATATATAGAGCAACTAACTTAAAAGCAAACAGTTAGAAAAGGTTACTGCATTCGTAAGAttaaccaaaaaacaaaaaaggccaCTTGAGCAAACAAGATAGATACAGACaagatattaattaaaaaacaagaaaaaaaaaacacacaagatATAAGTACTAAGATCTTATAATGAGTACTAAACTATTGCATATAGTttccttttgctttgttttttggtCCTTGATCTTCATGCAAACACATGAAAGGAAAAGCTCACGCCCCAATAATCAGATAAATCGTGACCAACATGCACCAATTCAACTTTACTGCACCCAGTCCTGATTGTATTTTAAAGGGTACTTGTAATATCTAGTTCCACAAGAAACTTGGAAGAAGTTTTCTTTTATGCTTAATAATTCAGACATGGAATGTTCCATGCCGGCCGTCAACCTGAAAGTTTGCtagctgaagaagaagaaataaccAAACTGCATGCATCATGTATAGCATCAACTAATGTATATAAGTAGTTCAATATAtgaactataaatatatatataaatatatgaagtatataATTAGAGCAATCAAGAAAGAAGCATCAAGAACTTACCTGATTCACAATAAAACACCAATTTAATTACCAGTCAGGATAACAATAACGTCTTAAATAAGATCTGCCATGCAAGGCATTATACCATAGTTTCTTTAGTTGAAACCCTAATTTAACCGCTATTCTTCAAGCACCAAAACCCTAGATCTCATAGCTTAAAAGTCAATTACATCTAATTATAATTAACGATttacaatcacccaaatggtgAGTTTCTTCCTTGAGGCATGGCACCGGCATTGATCATAGGGTTCATCCTGTCGGTGGGAAGTGGTGCTCTTCGTGGAGATGGCTTTTCAAGCTTTACAGATGCTTCGAATTTCTTTTCACCCATAGAGTCACCACCACCCTGGAGTGGAGGCTTTGTTTCATAAATATCTGATATGGAGTCGATGTCCGCTCCTGATCTATCCATGGATGGCCGAGAAATCTGAATTTGGTCTGCACTTTTGAAAGGATCATGATCTTGAGGCCCAAGACAAGATGGAGCTGTTCCCAAGTCTTGCAGCCGGAGATCGTCGGACCAGATTAAGGGGCTCTTTCCACTACCACTATAAGGGCTAGTCCTTTTCTTTCCAAGACAAATATTATCGTTGTTTTGCATGAATCCATCAAGTTGTGGCCTTTCCATGTTATGCTGAAGGTCAAGTTGGTCACCTCCAAATATATTAAGGTCTTGAAAAGATGGAAAGTTGAGAGGAGAACCAAAGTCTTTCATTACTCCCATGTCAGGGAGGCCTTGACTTCCAATATTAGCCTTGTAGCTTCCAGATGCCATGCTTTCACCAGCAAGGGTTTGACAAGCCTTTTCCAATATACTTTGCATATATTTTCCTTGGGCCTCAATCCTCAGCTGAAGATGTCTTTGCACCTGCCATATTTATGTACCAAAactccatattatatataggatGTAATTATGGCAGCTAGCTAGACTTGGAGaaacattaattaatgtatGAAGTGAAAGTCAAGATCAATAGATCATGAG
It contains:
- the LOC121235878 gene encoding myb family transcription factor IPN2, coding for MFQHKKPSTMNSHDRPMCVQGDSGLVLTTDPKPRLRWTVELHERFVDAVTQLGGPDKATPKTIMRVMGVKGLTLYHLKSHLQKFRLGKQPHKEFNDHSIKDASSLELQRNTASSSNIMARSMNEMQMEVQRRLHEQLEVQRHLQLRIEAQGKYMQSILEKACQTLAGESMASGSYKANIGSQGLPDMGVMKDFGSPLNFPSFQDLNIFGGDQLDLQHNMERPQLDGFMQNNDNICLGKKRTSPYSGSGKSPLIWSDDLRLQDLGTAPSCLGPQDHDPFKSADQIQISRPSMDRSGADIDSISDIYETKPPLQGGGDSMGEKKFEASVKLEKPSPRRAPLPTDRMNPMINAGAMPQGRNSPFG